One Actinomycetospora corticicola genomic window, CGTCCAGGGTCTCGAGCTGCAGCACCCGTGACACGCGGTAGGTCCGGGGCTCTCCGCCCCCGGCCGGCTGCGCCGCGAGGTACCAGACCCCGGCCTTGAGGACGATGCCGAGCGGCTCGAGGTCGCGCTCGACCTCCTCCTCGCCCCAGCGCAGGTACCGGAGCCGCACCATCCGCTGGTTCCACACGGCGTCGGCGATGCCGGTGAGGGTCGGGACGTTCTCGGCCTCCCGGAACCAGCCGGGCGCGTCGAGGTGGAAGCGCTCGGCGATGCGGCGGGAGCGCTCCGCGAGCTCGTCGGGCAGCGCCGCCTGGACCTTGAGCTGGGCGGCCGCGAGCACCCGCCCGAGCCCGAGCTCCGCCGCGGCGGCCGGCATGCCCGCGAGGGCCAGCGAGTCCGCCTCCTCGGCCGACATCCCCGTCAGCCGCGTGCTCCAGCCCTCCAGCAGGGAGTACCCGCCGTCGGGACCGCGGTCGGCGTAGACCGGCACCCCGGACTCGGCGAGCGAGTCCATGTCGCGGTAGATCGTGCGGATCGAGACCTCGAGCTCGTCGGCGAGCTCGCGCGCCGTCATACGCCCGCGTGTCTGCAGGAGGAGCAGCACGGAGAGCAACCGACTGGCGCGCACGCCTCAGTCCTACCCGATGAGCTGACAGGTCATGTCAGCTACCCGTCGTCGCGCGCTCGTCGGGGACCCCGTCGTCGTCGGCGTCGACCAGGAGCGGGTCGAGCACGCCGGCACGGACCGCCTCGAGCTGCGCCGACACCGCCATCCCGGCCAGGAGGGCGACGCCGGTGACGAACGCCCAGAGCAGCAGCACCATGATCCCGGCGAGCGGTCCGTAGGTCGCCGAGAACTCCCCGGAGACCGACACGTAGAGCGCGATGGCGCCGGAGGCGACCAGCCAGAGCCCGACCGTCAGCCCGGCGCCCAGCGCCAGCCACGACAGGCCGGGCTGGTGGCGCCGCGGGGCGAAGCGGAAGAGCGTCGTCACGGCCAGGACGAGCGCGGCGAGCCCGACCGGCCAGCGCACGACGTCCCACACGGTCTCCGCCACGTCCCCCCAGTGATAGGCCTCCTCGATGGCGTCCCCGAACGGCCCGCCCGCCACGATGAGGACGAGCCCGACGCCGAACGCCACGCCCGCCGTCGCCGTCAGGACCGCGGCCCGCGAGTACTTCCGCAGGGCCGGGCGGTCCCGCTCGACGCCGTAGACCCGGTTGGCGCCCCGTTCGAGCTGGGCGAACGCGCTCGTCATGGCGACGAACGCCGTCACGAGCCCGAACGCGACCGCCAGCTCGCCGAGGTTCTCGCCCGGCCCGTCGTCGTCATCGTCGGTCCCGACGACGGGGCCTTCCGCGCCGCGCGCGACGACGTCGGCGAGCAGTTGGTCGCCGGTCCCGGGGGAGACCGCGACGACCGTGCGGGCGACGACCTGCGCCACCGACTCGGCGCCGATCGCCGTGGCGAGGCCGCTGCCGGCGATGATCAGGGGCACCGTCGCGAGAGCGAGCTGGAGGGCGAACGCGCGGGCGTGGCTGAAGCCGTCGCCGTAGCGGAAGCGCAGGAACGACCCCCGTAGCAGCGCGACCAGGCCGACCCGGTTCGCCGTGTGCCAGGCGTCGTCGGCCGAGAGGTCCTCGCCGTGCATGTCCGTGGTCTCGGGGACGGCGCGGACGGAGCTCACCGGGTCATCATCTCCCGACCTGACAACAGGTGTCAGGCACGGGGCGGCAGGGTGGGCGGATGGACGTGACCCGCGAGCAGGCCGTCGCGTTCCGCATCGGGGCGCAGGGGCTGGGACGGCGCGACGCGCACGACGCCGCCGCACTGCTCGACCTCGGGGTGCAGCACCGCGAGTCGTCCGTCGCGGTGGCGCTGGCGGCGCGGCTCGACGGACCACCCGCCGGCGGGGTGCTCGCCTGGACGCATCGGGCGGCCCCGCACCGGCACCACCCGGCGGACCTCGCGCGGTGGGCGCGGGCGCTGCGGCCGCTGTCCGAGGCCGACGCGGCCGGCCGACTGATCTGGACCGCGGAGCAGAGCGCGGCGTTCGGGGCGCTCGACGCGATCGACCGCACCGCGCAGGTGCTGTCGACGGTGGCCACCGGCCCCATGACGAAGGGCGAGCTGTCCACCGCCGTCAGCCGCGAGCTCCCGCGGGCGCTGCAGCGGGACTGCCCGGGCTGCGGGGTGTGGCACGTGTTCGACCAGCTCCTCCGGCTCGCCGCGCTGCCCGCCGGGCTCACGCTCGACGGGGGCCGGATCCTGCGGGCCCTGCCGCCCGATGACGGGTGGGTGCGGCCCGAGGGGCCGGGGGAGGTCGGCGACGTCGCCGGACTCGTCACGGCCGCGGCCGGGGTGCTCGGCCCGGTGTCCGCGGCGGACCTGGCGGCCTGGGCCGGGACGTCCGCGGGGGCGCTGCGGCCGGCCGTCGAGGCCGCCGATCTGCTCGCCGTGCGGGTGGACGGGCGGCGCACCTGGGTGGCCCGGGACCGGCAGGAGCTGCTGGCCGACCCGCCGCCACCGCCCGGTCTGCGCCTGCTGCCCCCGTTCGATCCGCTGCTCTCCGGCCGTGACCGCGCCCTGCTGGTGCCCGACGCCGGGCTCCGCCGGGCGGTGTGGCCCGCGCTGGGGCATCCGGGGGCGGTGCTCGTCGGGACCGGGATCGTGGGCACCTGGCGTCCGCGGGCGAGCGGGACGGCGCTGACGCTCGAGGTCACGTCGTTCGACGATCTCCCGCGGGACCTGCTCGACGAGGAGGCCGAGCGGGTGGCGGCGGCGCGAGGGCTGCGGCTGCGCGCGGTGGGCGTGGTGGATTCCTGACGTCGGGTGTCAGCGGTGTGCCACCGCTGACGTCCGGCGGGCGCGGACGGCCGCTCAGGTCCAGGCGTCGGTCAGCAGCCCGTCCAGCGCGAGCAGCGTGTCGCGGGCGCCGGCGGCGATCCCGACCCCGCGCCCGTGCCGGACCTCGGGTTCGCGGACGTTGATGCGCACGAGCCGTCCGGACGCGGCCGAGGCCAGCTCCGCGTGCCGGCGGACCGTGGGCACCGCGGTCCCGGCGCCGAGCTCGACCACGGCGACCTCGGGGTGTCGACGCAGCCAGGCGCGGTGGGCGGCCATCCGCTCGGCGTGCGCCCCCGGCACCCAGGACCCGTCGCCGAACATCAGGATGTTCGGCCGCGCGAGCGCCCCGCACCGCGGGCAGGTGGGCAGCGGGTCCCGGGCCCGCATCGTGTCCTCGTCGATCTGCACCTCGACGCCGTCCGCGGACCAGGTCGCGTCCGAGCACGGCCGGGTGCACTGCAGTGTGCCGATGGCGCCGTGGCACTCGACCACGGTGTCGTCCCCGAAGCCCGCCGTCTGGAACGCGCCGTCGACGTTCGAGGTGAACACCTGCGTCGGCAGCCGTCGCGACCAGCCGAGGAGCACCTGGAAGCCGGTGTGGGGCACGGTCGCGCGGTAGAGCGCGAGGCGGTGGCCGTAGAAGCCCCAGGCGAGCTCCGGGTCGTCGTCGAAGTGCTCCGGGTCGGCCAGCTCCTCGAAGCGCAGGCCGAGTCGGCGGTAGGGCGGGTAGGCGCGCCAGAAGCCCTCCGGGCCCCGGAAGTCGGGCAGCCCGGAGTCGACCCCCATGCCGGCGCCGGCCGCGACGACGAGGGCCGAGGCGCCGCGGAGCAGGTCCGCGGCGCGCTCGACGTCGGGGTCGCTCAGGACTCCCCGCCGGGCTTGCCGACGGACAGGACGACCTCGAACTCCATGAGGTCCGCGCCCGACGAGACCGGCTGCTTGCGCTCACCGGCGTGCGCCGCGGCGGCCGCGCCGCCGTCGCGCCAGTTGACGAAGGCCTCCTCGGTCTCCCAGCGGGTGTAGACGAAGTAGCGGTCGTCCCCCGCGGTGGGACGC contains:
- a CDS encoding WYL domain-containing protein, producing MRASRLLSVLLLLQTRGRMTARELADELEVSIRTIYRDMDSLAESGVPVYADRGPDGGYSLLEGWSTRLTGMSAEEADSLALAGMPAAAAELGLGRVLAAAQLKVQAALPDELAERSRRIAERFHLDAPGWFREAENVPTLTGIADAVWNQRMVRLRYLRWGEEEVERDLEPLGIVLKAGVWYLAAQPAGGGEPRTYRVSRVLQLETLDAHFDRPADFDLFRYWTSAAASLTASLYQAEAAVRLSPCAMELAPVALRPHTARALAERSWPTDDEGWTCAVIPMESIAATRSELLGLGPEVEVVSPSMLREQMASAAKGLAALYEA
- a CDS encoding YhjD/YihY/BrkB family envelope integrity protein, coding for MSSVRAVPETTDMHGEDLSADDAWHTANRVGLVALLRGSFLRFRYGDGFSHARAFALQLALATVPLIIAGSGLATAIGAESVAQVVARTVVAVSPGTGDQLLADVVARGAEGPVVGTDDDDDGPGENLGELAVAFGLVTAFVAMTSAFAQLERGANRVYGVERDRPALRKYSRAAVLTATAGVAFGVGLVLIVAGGPFGDAIEEAYHWGDVAETVWDVVRWPVGLAALVLAVTTLFRFAPRRHQPGLSWLALGAGLTVGLWLVASGAIALYVSVSGEFSATYGPLAGIMVLLLWAFVTGVALLAGMAVSAQLEAVRAGVLDPLLVDADDDGVPDERATTGS
- a CDS encoding DNA glycosylase AlkZ-like family protein, with product MDVTREQAVAFRIGAQGLGRRDAHDAAALLDLGVQHRESSVAVALAARLDGPPAGGVLAWTHRAAPHRHHPADLARWARALRPLSEADAAGRLIWTAEQSAAFGALDAIDRTAQVLSTVATGPMTKGELSTAVSRELPRALQRDCPGCGVWHVFDQLLRLAALPAGLTLDGGRILRALPPDDGWVRPEGPGEVGDVAGLVTAAAGVLGPVSAADLAAWAGTSAGALRPAVEAADLLAVRVDGRRTWVARDRQELLADPPPPPGLRLLPPFDPLLSGRDRALLVPDAGLRRAVWPALGHPGAVLVGTGIVGTWRPRASGTALTLEVTSFDDLPRDLLDEEAERVAAARGLRLRAVGVVDS
- a CDS encoding SIR2 family NAD-dependent protein deacylase, giving the protein MGVDSGLPDFRGPEGFWRAYPPYRRLGLRFEELADPEHFDDDPELAWGFYGHRLALYRATVPHTGFQVLLGWSRRLPTQVFTSNVDGAFQTAGFGDDTVVECHGAIGTLQCTRPCSDATWSADGVEVQIDEDTMRARDPLPTCPRCGALARPNILMFGDGSWVPGAHAERMAAHRAWLRRHPEVAVVELGAGTAVPTVRRHAELASAASGRLVRINVREPEVRHGRGVGIAAGARDTLLALDGLLTDAWT
- a CDS encoding antibiotic biosynthesis monooxygenase family protein; amino-acid sequence: MSVVKINAIKVPEGNGEELERRFAARGESIKDTPGFLGYELLRPTAGDDRYFVYTRWETEEAFVNWRDGGAAAAAHAGERKQPVSSGADLMEFEVVLSVGKPGGES